The stretch of DNA TCTTGAAGAAAGGGGAAGGTATTCTCGCCCTGGAAATAGGATACGGTCAAGCCCAGAAAGTCAAGAACACAATCCAGGCAAAAAGTGAATTCACCTCCGTCGAAATCATTAAAGACCTGGCAGGAATTGAAAGGGTAGTAATGGCTATTAAGCGGTAGAACAGACATTCTTGTCTGTTCATTGCTGTCAGTGACATTTTGGGTTCGATGAATCGAACCCCTACAAAAAGCGGTTGCAGGGGCTTGATTCATCAAGCCCTTTGGCTCTTTCCTTCTTGACAAATCCTTTCAATTCGTTATATTTTTCACAATCTTTTATTGCTGGGATAGGGGTTGAACCCTTATCCCCCTTTTTCGGACAGGAGTTCAACTCCAGTCCGAGCCAAACAGACTGTAGACTCTCGATCATTTAAAAATCTGAAATAAGGAGCAAAGATGGCAGACAAGATGCTAGCAGTGATGAAGAAGAACAAAGCCCCTGGCGCAGAATTAGACTATGTCGAAATCCCGAAGATCGGTCCGGATATGGTTCTGGTGAAGGTCAAAGCCTGCTCCATCTGCGGCACTGATTTGCATATTTATAACTGGGATAATTGGGCTCAGAACAGGATCAAGCCCCCTCTGGTGTTCGGGCATGAATGTGCCGGAGAAGTAGTGGAGATCGGCTCACAAGTGAAAAGAGCAAAGGTGGGTGATTTCGTCTCAGCGGAGACTCATATCCCCGACCAGACCTGTTATCAATGCCGAACCGGAAAGATGCACATCTGCAAAAATTTGAAGATATTGGGCGTGGACACTGATGGTGCTTTTGCAGAATATATCGCCATCCCGGATATCTGCGTGTGGAAAAATGACCCCAGCCTGCCTCCCCAGATTGCCTGCATTCAGGAGCCTTTTGGAAATGCGACTTATACGGTTATGGAAAGCGACGTTCAGGGTAAGGTAATAGCCATATTGGGCGATGGGCCCATCGGCTGTTTTGCCACGGGGATTGCCAAAGCAGTTGGAGCTGCAAAGGTTTTTGCAGTTGGAGAATTTCCTTTCAGGGTTGAGCTTCTGAAAAAGATGGGCGCAGACGTGGCTTTAAGCATTCAAAATAGCAGTCCGGCAGATGAGATAATGGAACAAACCTCAGGCGAAGGCGTGGACGTGGTTTTAGAGATGACCGGCGCTCCAAAGGCAATTGAGGATGGGTTCAAAATCCTCAAAAAGGGAGGAACTTTTACAGCTTTCGGAATACCTTCAGATAAAATCCTTTTCGATTTGAATGCCTACGTGATTTTCAAAGGGTCAAAGATAATCGGGATAAACGGCCGTCTGATGTTCCAGACCTGGTATGAGCTTTCCAATATTTTAAACAACAAATTAGTTGACCCCAGCCCGGTAATCACGCATAAATTCCCCTTAAAGGATTTCCAGAAAGGGATCGATGCTCTGCTTTCGCCCAACAAGGAATCTGGGAAAGTAGTCCTGTTTCCGTAATATTTTTTGGAGTGCATTGACCGTGTCAATGCCTGTTGGTTCGGGAATATTAATTCCCGAACCTATAAACGTAGGGACAGAACACTGTTCTGTCCCTATGTAATAATTAATTTGAAAAATTTAGAAGAAATTAGAGACAGATACCTCAGAGACAGTTTGCCAGTTCGTCTGGGGGGTATATCTGCAGATTTAGCTCGCATTGCATCTTTCGCATCTCTTGAGGACAATTGGAAAGTGGTGCAAAGTCTTTTAGAGGAGAGCGAATTTTTCATAGAATGGACTGCGCCAGAAGCCTCTTTAGAGGAGAAAGCTTTTTTAGTGGAGCTTCAAATTCAATTGGCATTCTGGCACAGGATTTGGACTGAAATTTATACAAACTCTAATGAGAGGGAAAAACTCAGCCAACAGGCATCTTCCTGGTCAAAGAAGGTGCTGGAGATGTCGGGATTAGTAAAATAAATTTCAACCTACCAAGGAATGCAAACAGGTAGTGTTGTTTCCGTAGGATGTTTTTGTATTCTGGAGTGGCCTTCAATTGAACGCCACTCCAATTAGTATCAAGACAGAAGTGAATCCTGATACTACCTGCAGGCTATAAATTTCCTTTACGAATTTCATCTCTAACTAAGGCATTAAATGAAGAATATTTATTTATTTTCTCTTTAATTTTTTCTTCACCTTCTACAGATATGAGTTTAATCCTCCATCTATCCACCCTAGCTTTTAATTCATGTGGCAAGGGTCTATCATCGCCAATTGTAACACGAGTATCATCAGGGTCACCATACATAGGAAAGGATTTTCGGATTTCTGTGGCTATTTGTTTTTCTTCATCTTTAGATAGGCCTGGTTTCCATAGACTCATAGCCATTGATGTCCGAAATACATTTTCTGACCATCGAACCATTCTTCTTATCAGGTCACTCAAATTCCAAAATTCGCGTATATCTTCATATGTAGCTCCTTCTTTACGTGCTTTGTCCACTATTTTCTTGGCCTTCGGGTCTCCTGTTTCAGCAGCTTGTATTAGTAAATCACCGTAATTGTCAGGCAAATTAGCTGTGCCTTCTTTTTTGGCCTCTTTTTTACAAAGCTTAATTGCTTCCTTCACTTTCTCGCGAGCCTGTTTCAATGTCATCCCGTCAGATAATTGCGAAAACATTTGAGAATACATTTCTTCCACCTCTCTTTCAATATTATACTGAGGGAGCTTAAACCATTTAGAAAAAATTGACATTGGCATCTCTCTTTATTATCTGTTAGATTACTGCTTAACGGCTCGCATATTTACTAAGCAACGCAGGTATTTGGTGAATGAAGAAAACCGCAAACACTATTTAAGTGTCATGCTTTCTTTTTTGCTTAACCTTCTCAATTAGATCTTTCATAATACGCTCCTCAACTTTATGGAATTTCCCTAAGGAATCTAGTGCCCATAGGCTCAACAAATTGTCAGTAAGCACTGATAGATCCGGAGCATATTCTAACAGTTGTTCTCCAGGCTCAAGCCTTTTGGGTAAGTTTCTTGGAAGTAAAATGAACTTATCTATTTTTGTTGTTCCCCCTGCTTTATCAACAAAAATGGGTTTCCTACCAATATTTGTCACACTATATACCAAGTAATCATTTTCATCTTTGGGTCATTTTTCACTTACAATCTTGCCAATGTAACAAGTAACCTTCAACTTGCCTTTATCTATTAAGTGTAGATAAATATTCCATGCAAGAAGGGCACTGGATAGAATTGCGCCATAGATAGCAATCCAAGTAGTTAAAGTCATTTCATTCAACACCATTGAATTCTTGAGCCAAGGGTTGTCATTTTGTTATTTAATAAAATCTACTAAACAAATCAAGTAATTTTTAGGGAAAACTCTGGAGATTCGTTTTGCAGGGCTGGGAGCCCTGCCTACGGAAGTTATTTTTTCGGACTACTACCACTTATTAAACAAGCTCGATGAATCGAGCAACTACAAGTTTCCCCTCCCTTGATTGGAGGGGAATGTGGGGTGAAGTAAAAATATTTCTCCCCCTCTCCTTAATCCTCTCCCACAAGGGGAGAGAAGATTGGCCTTGCCCTACAAATAATCCGTCATTCGACATCCGTCTTTTTTTTGAAATAAAAAGTGCGCCTTGCAGGAATCGAACCTGCGACCCACTGATTAAGAGTCAGTTGCTCTACCAGCTGAGCTAAAGGCGCAATCAATCGTTCACAGCCACTTCAGTGGCGTGACCTCACCCTAACCCTCTCCTTAAAGGAGAGAGGAACAAACCTGACTGAAGTCAGTTTGAACAATACGAATATTATGTCCAAAAAAGATAAATGTCAAGATTTTTCCATCTGTCCCAAAAACCGGTAGATCCATAGCCTGCCCGTAGGGTTGCTCTCAACGTGGGTCGTTCACCCACCTTGAGGACAAGGTGGGGTTACTTTTTTTGTGTATTGCAAAGTAGTGGCGAGATTTCCTCGCCCTAAAACAAGTATTTAGATGCTTCGCTTCGCTCAGTATGACAATAGGCGTCATTCTCGTCATTCTGAGCCCTGCGGGCGAAGAATCTCTTTACTCTATAAGGATTGCTTCGTCTGCCCCGATGGTAGGACCCTCGCAATGACATTTTGTAGGGGCACGGCATGCCGTGCCCCTACCTGTTATCTTTTCGGCAACAGCGTAATCTGGGCAATCGCCCCGAAGTTTTTGATTATCGGAATTTTCTCCAGAATATGGTTTATTTTTGGAACAAAGCTCAGATTATCAAAAAACTTTATGGGCAGAAGCCGGATTGGGGATATCTTTCTAATCTTGATCTGGAAGTCTGACGAAAAAACCTTCTTCAGCTCTTTTGTGTCCAGGAATTCCTCATCCGGAGTTCCACACCCCACAAGTTTTCTGACGAAGTTTTTACCCAAAAGAAATATAAGCAGTTTTCTACCCAGATAATAGATTAAATTGACGCTCCATTTAGTTGGCTCGCTGATGAAGACTTCCCCTTCTTCTTTCAGAACCCTTTTTATCTCCTGCATCCCTTTTTTCTGATCCGGTAGATGATGTAAAATACCCACCAGATAGATGAAATCAAAACTTTTATCCGGAAAAGGAAGGTTCTCTGCATCCGCTACTACCAGGTCGCAATTTTCAGGATTCTGGTTAAGCAAAGTCTCATTTATGTCAGTAAGGACCACCCGATTTCTCTCTGCTAATTTACCCGCAAAAAGACTGATTCCGGCACCTATTTCCAGAATGTCCTTGTCCTTTAAATCAAAGCTCAAAAGGGAATTTGAAATATCTTCTTTAATGGCTCTCAAGTACGCCCGGTCCATAAAATCCTGATAAGAGCTTAAATTGTCGAAGATCTCCATCTCCTCTTTCTTGCGAGCCTCATCTTCCTTCTGAACATCTGCCTGAAACAGCACAGAATCAAGCATTATCGGGATTCGACCTGAAACTTGGAATTCCCGTTTGCATTTCTGACAACTGAACTTAGTCTGTTCAAAAACCAGTTTCGATCGGTCAATAGGACATACCAAGAGCCTGGAAAGTCTATCGGAAATCATTTTAGCCATTTGTTTTCCTAACTCTTTTCCACCCTAATATAATCGATTTCTGAATGAGTCAAGGGTTTTTTGTAGGGGCGTATCGCAATACACTCGCACATTTTCGTTTGTCATTCTGAGTTCCGCCAAAGGCGGAGCGAAGAATCTGTAATGGTGCTTTAGATGCTTCGTCCCCTGTGGAGACTCAGCATGACAATAACAATAGGCCAGGAGCCTTTAGCTCCTGACCGACATTAGCAAAATACCGGGATCAAGCTTAAATCTGATTGACAACTCAAGGCTTGATTGCTTATTATGGAAAGGTTTTGACGAATATAAATTGAAAATGGAGGAACTGAAGCGAATGGAAAAAAAACTGAAGGGTTTGCTGGAGGAATGCTATAGGGCTGTTCTTGAAGGGGATAAACAAAAGGCGGAAAAACTTGCTATGGAAGCTGTCAAATCAGGGTACGACCCTTATCTGGTAATTGAGAAGGGATTAGTTCAAGGTATAGAAAAATTAGGAGAAAGGTGGGAACAGGGGACCTGTTTTCTGCCAGAGTTAGTCTTGGGAGCAGAGGCGGTAAAAGCCGGAATCTCCATTCTGCAGGAGCCGATTCTGAAGAGCAAAGCCGGGAGGAAAAACCTGCCCAGGGTGATAATCGGCACTATCGAGGGGGATATACACGATATCGGGAAAACCCTGGTGGCAACTATGCTTTCAGCCAACGGGTTTGAGGTGATCGACCTGGGCGTGGACGTAAAATCTGACAATTTTGTGAAAATGACAAAAAAATATGAGCCGAGATTTCTCTGCCTTTCCTCCTTGCTTACCACCACTATGCAAAATGAAATCCGGGTAATAGAAGGATTGAGAAAAGCAAATCTCAGGAAAAAGCTTAAAGTAATGGTAGGTGGAGCACCAGCCAGCCCATCCTGGGCCAAAGAGATCGGAGCAGATTTATACGCAGAGAATGCTATTCAGGCAGTCAAGGTCGCTCAGAGAGAAATAGGACATGAGTCAAAAAGAAAGTAAGAAATCTATCCTTGAGTTGTCCAGACAAAGGGTAGTCTTGTTTGACGGTGCTATGGGAACCATGCTTTTCTCATACGGCCTACCACTCGGCACGCCACCCGAGCTGTGGAACCTTTCACACCCTGAAATAGTTCTTAAAATTCATCAAAAATATGTCCAGGCAGGTGCGGATGTTATCCAGACCAACACCTTTGGCGCAAGCAGTCTGAAGTTGAAAAAATCCGGAATTGAAAAAAAGATGGACAAGATAAATAAAACCGCAGTCAAAATCGCCAGAAAAGCTTGCCCGGATGGTAAATATGTTGCCGGCAATATCGGTCCCACTGGGGAGTTTTTTGAGCCAGTAGGAAAGGCAAAATACAAGGAACTGAAAAAACCCTTTTCCGAGCAGGCCCAAATTC from Candidatus Zixiibacteriota bacterium encodes:
- the tdh gene encoding L-threonine 3-dehydrogenase, producing MADKMLAVMKKNKAPGAELDYVEIPKIGPDMVLVKVKACSICGTDLHIYNWDNWAQNRIKPPLVFGHECAGEVVEIGSQVKRAKVGDFVSAETHIPDQTCYQCRTGKMHICKNLKILGVDTDGAFAEYIAIPDICVWKNDPSLPPQIACIQEPFGNATYTVMESDVQGKVIAILGDGPIGCFATGIAKAVGAAKVFAVGEFPFRVELLKKMGADVALSIQNSSPADEIMEQTSGEGVDVVLEMTGAPKAIEDGFKILKKGGTFTAFGIPSDKILFDLNAYVIFKGSKIIGINGRLMFQTWYELSNILNNKLVDPSPVITHKFPLKDFQKGIDALLSPNKESGKVVLFP
- a CDS encoding methyltransferase domain-containing protein, which encodes MAKMISDRLSRLLVCPIDRSKLVFEQTKFSCQKCKREFQVSGRIPIMLDSVLFQADVQKEDEARKKEEMEIFDNLSSYQDFMDRAYLRAIKEDISNSLLSFDLKDKDILEIGAGISLFAGKLAERNRVVLTDINETLLNQNPENCDLVVADAENLPFPDKSFDFIYLVGILHHLPDQKKGMQEIKRVLKEEGEVFISEPTKWSVNLIYYLGRKLLIFLLGKNFVRKLVGCGTPDEEFLDTKELKKVFSSDFQIKIRKISPIRLLPIKFFDNLSFVPKINHILEKIPIIKNFGAIAQITLLPKR
- a CDS encoding corrinoid protein, whose protein sequence is MEKKLKGLLEECYRAVLEGDKQKAEKLAMEAVKSGYDPYLVIEKGLVQGIEKLGERWEQGTCFLPELVLGAEAVKAGISILQEPILKSKAGRKNLPRVIIGTIEGDIHDIGKTLVATMLSANGFEVIDLGVDVKSDNFVKMTKKYEPRFLCLSSLLTTTMQNEIRVIEGLRKANLRKKLKVMVGGAPASPSWAKEIGADLYAENAIQAVKVAQREIGHESKRK